The Streptomyces sp. CC0208 genome window below encodes:
- a CDS encoding ubiquitin-like protein Pup, with translation MATKDTGGGQQKATRNTEEVEEQTAETQGSEDLKERQEKLSDDVDSVLDEIDDVLEENAEDFVRSFVQKGGE, from the coding sequence ATGGCGACCAAGGACACCGGCGGCGGACAGCAGAAGGCCACACGCAACACCGAGGAGGTCGAGGAGCAGACCGCGGAGACGCAGGGTTCCGAGGACCTCAAGGAGCGCCAGGAGAAGCTGAGCGACGACGTGGATTCCGTCCTGGACGAGATTGACGATGTCCTAGAGGAGAACGCCGAGGACTTCGTTCGAAGCTTCGTTCAGAAGGGCGGCGAGTAG
- a CDS encoding endonuclease VII domain-containing protein: MQAAQPRAAFAKNKSMRDGLQAYCRECAAAYHQQRQVAKGCNVRPRVEVPEGHKYCRTCGEIKPHSEWQRNRSASDGLATLCKSCKAVKGRAGHLKRHYGLTEAERDEMVASQMGLCVICLKAPAVHVDHCHKTGRVRGVLCFNCNSAIGKLGDDPDAVRRAAAYLEGIAWKPTLVAPGVYQLPS; encoded by the coding sequence GTGCAAGCAGCACAGCCGCGAGCAGCGTTCGCGAAGAACAAGTCGATGCGTGATGGCCTGCAGGCCTACTGCCGGGAGTGCGCGGCCGCGTACCACCAGCAGAGGCAGGTGGCCAAGGGGTGCAACGTCCGGCCCAGAGTAGAGGTGCCCGAAGGGCACAAGTACTGCCGCACCTGTGGCGAGATCAAGCCGCACAGCGAGTGGCAGCGGAACCGTAGCGCCTCGGACGGTCTGGCGACGCTCTGCAAGTCGTGCAAAGCGGTGAAAGGTCGTGCGGGACACCTGAAGCGTCACTACGGCCTCACGGAAGCCGAGCGTGACGAGATGGTCGCCTCTCAGATGGGGCTCTGCGTGATCTGTCTGAAGGCTCCGGCCGTGCATGTGGATCATTGCCACAAGACGGGTAGGGTCCGAGGCGTACTGTGCTTCAACTGCAATTCGGCCATCGGCAAGTTGGGAGACGATCCCGACGCCGTCCGTCGGGCCGCCGCTTACCTGGAAGGAATCGCGTGGAAGCCAACACTCGTAGCACCGGGCGTCTACCAGCTGCCTTCCTGA
- the prcB gene encoding proteasome subunit beta, producing the protein MEANTRSTGRLPAAFLTPGSSSFMDFLSEHQPEMLPGNRQLPPMQGVIEAPHGTTIVAVTFPGGVVLAGDRRATMGNVIAQRDIEKVFPADEYSAVGIAGTAGLAVEMVKLFQLELEHFEKVEGAQLSLEGKANRLSTMIRSNLGMAMQGLAVVPLFAGYDVDRERGRIFSYDVTGGRSEEHNFAATGSGSVFARGAMKKLYRGDLTEEQATTLVVQALYDAADDDSATGGPDVARRIYPIVTVITEDGFRRLTDDESSEIARSILERRLEQPDGPRAALL; encoded by the coding sequence GTGGAAGCCAACACTCGTAGCACCGGGCGTCTACCAGCTGCCTTCCTGACGCCTGGGTCGTCGTCCTTCATGGACTTCCTGTCCGAGCACCAGCCGGAGATGCTGCCGGGCAACCGGCAACTGCCGCCCATGCAGGGTGTGATCGAGGCGCCGCACGGCACCACGATCGTGGCGGTGACCTTCCCCGGTGGTGTCGTGCTCGCCGGTGACCGTCGCGCCACGATGGGCAACGTCATCGCCCAGCGGGACATCGAGAAGGTGTTCCCGGCCGACGAGTACTCGGCCGTCGGGATCGCCGGCACCGCCGGTCTCGCCGTGGAGATGGTGAAGCTGTTCCAGCTGGAGCTGGAGCACTTCGAGAAGGTCGAGGGCGCCCAGCTGTCGCTGGAGGGCAAGGCGAACCGGCTGTCCACCATGATCCGTTCCAACCTCGGCATGGCGATGCAGGGGCTGGCCGTGGTGCCGCTGTTCGCGGGGTACGACGTGGACCGGGAGAGGGGGCGGATCTTCTCCTACGACGTCACCGGCGGCCGTTCCGAGGAGCACAACTTCGCCGCGACCGGCTCGGGCTCGGTCTTCGCGCGCGGTGCCATGAAGAAGCTCTACCGTGGCGACCTGACCGAGGAGCAGGCCACCACGCTCGTGGTGCAGGCCCTGTACGACGCGGCTGACGACGACTCGGCGACCGGTGGTCCCGATGTCGCCCGCCGGATCTACCCGATCGTCACCGTGATCACCGAGGACGGCTTCCGTCGGCTCACCGACGACGAGTCCTCCGAGATCGCCCGTTCGATTCTCGAGCGGCGCCTTGAGCAGCCCGACGGCCCGCGGGCCGCGCTGCTGTAG
- the prcA gene encoding proteasome subunit alpha, which translates to MSTPFYVSPQQAMADRAEYARKGIARGRSLVVLQYADGIVFVGENPSRALHKFSEIYDRIGFAAAGKYNEYENLRIGGVRYADMRGYTYDRADVTARGLANVYAQTLGTIFSSAGEKPYEVELVVAEVGETPDGDQIYRLPHDGSIVDEHGSVAVGGNAETISSYLDQRHQDGMSLAEALKLAVQALSRDTNGSEREIPAERLEVAVLDRTRPQQRKFKRIVGRQLGRLLEAGGASTEAESSDEAEGSEEE; encoded by the coding sequence GTGTCGACGCCGTTCTATGTCTCCCCCCAGCAGGCGATGGCCGACCGGGCGGAGTACGCCCGCAAGGGCATCGCCCGTGGTCGCAGCCTGGTCGTGCTGCAGTATGCCGACGGCATCGTGTTCGTCGGCGAGAATCCGTCCCGCGCGCTGCACAAGTTCAGCGAGATCTACGACCGGATCGGCTTCGCTGCCGCCGGCAAGTACAACGAGTACGAGAACCTGCGGATCGGCGGCGTGCGCTACGCCGACATGCGTGGTTACACCTACGACCGTGCCGACGTGACCGCCCGCGGTCTCGCCAACGTGTACGCCCAGACGCTGGGCACCATCTTCTCCTCGGCCGGTGAGAAGCCGTACGAGGTGGAGCTGGTCGTGGCCGAGGTCGGTGAGACGCCGGACGGGGACCAGATCTACCGGCTGCCGCACGACGGTTCCATCGTGGACGAGCACGGCTCGGTCGCGGTGGGCGGCAACGCCGAGACGATCAGCAGCTATCTGGATCAGCGTCATCAGGACGGTATGAGCCTGGCGGAGGCGCTGAAGCTGGCCGTGCAGGCGTTGTCCCGTGACACGAACGGCAGTGAGCGGGAGATCCCGGCGGAGCGGCTGGAGGTCGCGGTGCTGGACCGTACGCGTCCGCAGCAGCGCAAGTTCAAGCGCATCGTGGGGCGTCAGCTCGGTCGGTTGCTGGAGGCCGGCGGTGCGTCCACCGAGGCGGAGAGCTCGGACGAGGCGGAGGGCTCCGAGGAGGAGTAG
- a CDS encoding LacI family DNA-binding transcriptional regulator, translating into MARSSTRPTSRDVAQAAGVSQAAVSLVLGDKWRGRVSEATAERVREAARDLGYRPNLAARNLRLGHTRTVLLVVPALTTEFFAGVYTGAARVAADHGFGVVLYPSPEGIGPARDPFASAQAALDGVIASSMAADALTAIRGDQLPLVMLDSDPSGSLGAATVNLDIADGVRQVAAHLLGLGHRRFLHLAADVPSWTFEVRARELAARLAAVPGTSVRTAHAPISIDGALTAAETALAAPGPRPTALVCDDDKLAAGAYKAVRRLGLRIPDDISVTGLDDLALATALDPELTTVRLDAELFGERGMQALLAVLEGRTPQAGDIPVELVVRGSTAPPSTS; encoded by the coding sequence GTGGCACGCAGCAGCACGCGACCGACCAGCCGCGACGTCGCACAGGCGGCCGGCGTGTCCCAGGCCGCCGTCTCCCTCGTCCTCGGCGACAAATGGCGCGGCCGGGTCTCCGAAGCCACCGCCGAACGGGTCCGGGAAGCCGCCCGCGACCTCGGCTACCGGCCCAACCTCGCCGCCCGCAACCTCCGCCTCGGCCACACCCGCACCGTCCTCCTCGTCGTCCCCGCCCTCACCACCGAGTTCTTCGCCGGCGTCTACACCGGCGCCGCGCGCGTCGCCGCCGACCACGGCTTCGGCGTCGTCCTGTACCCCTCCCCCGAGGGCATCGGCCCCGCCCGCGACCCCTTCGCCTCCGCCCAGGCAGCCCTCGACGGTGTCATCGCCTCCTCCATGGCCGCCGACGCCCTCACCGCCATCCGCGGCGACCAGCTCCCCCTGGTCATGCTCGACAGCGACCCCTCGGGCAGCCTCGGCGCCGCCACCGTCAACCTGGACATCGCCGACGGCGTCCGCCAGGTCGCCGCCCACCTCCTGGGTCTCGGCCACCGCCGCTTCCTGCACCTCGCCGCCGACGTGCCCTCCTGGACCTTCGAGGTACGCGCGCGTGAACTGGCCGCACGGCTGGCCGCGGTCCCCGGCACCTCCGTCCGCACCGCCCACGCGCCCATCTCGATCGACGGCGCCCTGACCGCCGCCGAAACCGCCCTCGCCGCCCCCGGCCCCCGCCCCACCGCCCTCGTCTGCGACGACGACAAGCTCGCCGCAGGCGCCTACAAGGCCGTACGACGACTCGGCCTGCGCATCCCGGACGACATCTCCGTCACCGGCCTGGACGACCTCGCCCTCGCCACCGCCCTGGACCCCGAGCTGACGACCGTACGACTGGACGCCGAACTGTTCGGCGAACGCGGCATGCAAGCCCTCCTGGCCGTCCTGGAGGGCCGCACACCGCAGGCCGGCGACATCCCCGTCGAACTGGTCGTACGAGGCTCCACGGCCCCGCCCAGCACCTCATGA
- a CDS encoding MFS transporter, translating into MAAGYLEILRARHAARLLTGTLVGRLPNATAAIAIVLFVRAQGGTYSLAGALAAVYGVANAVGQPVLGRLVDLHGQPRVQLPSAVLSALAMAVFAFNGTEPLPLAYAAVAAAGLFTPPLEGGLRALWPSVLRREDQVHTAYAMDAVAQEVMFTVGPLLVTLCVSLWSAQAALVVLNVIGVLGALSVVVSPPSRAWRSGPREAHWLGALRSPGLLALLGAFLFVGIALGSITVASVPYADEHGGDAVYGWLMAGIGLGALVGGTVYGARQWAGEPARRLQVLVGFLAVCYLPLTLMPGAVAMTLLMVLAGVFLAPVIACAFVLVDRHAPAGTVTEAFSWIVTTFTVGASVGTGLAGPVVEGGGALWGFAVPGVAGGVSLVVLLATGRVLAAPAGRAVVAASSENDPNRAAEPRFSSGDRA; encoded by the coding sequence ATGGCCGCGGGATACCTGGAGATCCTCAGGGCGAGGCATGCGGCGCGCCTGCTGACGGGGACGCTGGTGGGCCGGCTGCCCAACGCCACCGCGGCGATCGCGATCGTGCTGTTCGTCCGGGCGCAGGGCGGTACGTACAGCCTCGCGGGGGCTCTGGCGGCCGTCTACGGGGTCGCCAACGCCGTGGGGCAGCCGGTGCTCGGGCGCCTCGTCGACCTGCACGGCCAGCCTCGTGTGCAGCTCCCGTCCGCCGTGCTGTCGGCCCTCGCGATGGCTGTGTTCGCCTTCAACGGCACCGAGCCGCTGCCGCTCGCCTACGCGGCTGTGGCGGCCGCGGGGCTCTTCACGCCGCCGCTGGAGGGCGGCCTGCGCGCGCTGTGGCCGAGCGTGCTGCGCCGCGAGGACCAGGTGCACACGGCGTACGCCATGGACGCGGTGGCGCAGGAAGTCATGTTCACCGTGGGGCCGTTGCTGGTGACGCTGTGCGTGTCGCTCTGGTCGGCGCAGGCGGCGCTGGTGGTGCTGAACGTCATCGGGGTCCTCGGGGCGCTCTCGGTCGTCGTGTCGCCGCCCTCGCGCGCGTGGCGTTCAGGGCCGCGTGAGGCGCACTGGCTCGGTGCGCTGCGCTCGCCGGGACTCCTGGCGCTGCTCGGCGCGTTCCTGTTCGTCGGGATCGCGCTCGGGTCCATCACGGTCGCCTCCGTGCCGTACGCGGACGAGCACGGCGGGGACGCGGTGTACGGCTGGCTGATGGCCGGGATCGGTCTCGGGGCCCTGGTGGGCGGCACGGTGTACGGGGCGCGGCAGTGGGCCGGTGAGCCCGCGCGGCGACTGCAGGTCCTGGTGGGCTTTCTGGCGGTGTGTTACCTGCCGCTGACGCTGATGCCGGGCGCGGTCGCCATGACGCTGCTGATGGTTCTCGCGGGTGTGTTCCTGGCGCCCGTGATCGCCTGCGCCTTCGTGCTGGTCGACCGGCACGCGCCGGCCGGGACGGTGACCGAGGCCTTCTCCTGGATCGTGACGACGTTCACGGTGGGCGCCTCGGTCGGAACGGGGCTCGCGGGCCCGGTCGTCGAGGGTGGAGGGGCCCTGTGGGGCTTCGCCGTACCGGGTGTCGCGGGAGGTGTGTCCCTGGTGGTCCTGCTGGCCACCGGGCGGGTCCTCGCAGCTCCCGCCGGACGGGCGGTGGTTGCGGCTTCATCGGAAAATGATCCAAACCGTGCGGCCGAACCCCGTTTCAGCTCGGGGGATCGGGCGTAA
- the pafA gene encoding Pup--protein ligase, protein MDRRIFGLENEYGVTCTFRGQRRLSPDEVARYLFRRVVSWGRSSNVFLRNGARLYLDVGSHPEYATPECDNVTELVTHDKAGERILEGLLVDAERRLHEEGIAGDVYLFKNNTDSAGNSYGCHENYLVARHGEFSRLADILIPFLVTRQLLCGAGKVLQTPRGAVYCVSQRAEHIWEGVSSATTRSRPIINTRDEPHADAERYRRLHVIVGDSNMSETTMLLKVGATDLVLRMIEAGTVMRDLTLENPIRAIREVSHDITGRRKVRLASGREASALEVQREYYDKAVDFVERRGIRTGTVDQVLELWGRTLDAIEAEDLDRIGTEIDWVMKYKLIERYRAKHNMTMSHPRVAQIDLAYHDIHRRRGLYYLLERKGQAARICNDLKIFEGKSVPPQTTRARLRGDFIRRAQEQRRDFTVDWVHLKLNDQAQRTVLCKDPFRSVDDRVEKLIAGM, encoded by the coding sequence ATGGACCGCCGCATTTTCGGGCTGGAGAACGAGTACGGCGTCACGTGTACGTTCAGGGGACAGCGACGCCTGTCTCCCGACGAGGTGGCGCGGTACCTCTTCCGCCGTGTCGTGTCATGGGGCCGCAGCAGCAATGTCTTTCTGCGAAACGGCGCACGCCTCTATCTCGACGTGGGCTCACATCCGGAATACGCGACACCCGAATGTGACAACGTGACCGAACTGGTCACCCACGACAAAGCGGGCGAGCGCATTCTCGAAGGACTCCTGGTGGACGCCGAACGACGCCTGCACGAGGAAGGAATCGCGGGCGACGTCTACCTCTTCAAGAACAACACGGACTCGGCCGGCAACTCCTACGGCTGCCACGAGAACTATCTCGTCGCCCGCCACGGGGAGTTCTCCCGGCTCGCGGACATTCTCATTCCGTTCCTCGTCACCAGGCAGCTTCTCTGCGGTGCCGGCAAGGTGCTGCAGACCCCGCGGGGCGCGGTGTACTGCGTCAGTCAGCGAGCCGAGCACATCTGGGAGGGCGTCTCCTCGGCGACGACCCGTTCCCGGCCGATCATCAACACCCGGGACGAACCGCACGCCGACGCCGAGCGCTACCGCCGCCTGCACGTCATCGTGGGCGACTCGAACATGTCCGAGACGACCATGCTGCTGAAGGTCGGCGCGACCGACCTGGTGCTGCGCATGATCGAGGCGGGCACCGTGATGCGTGACCTGACCCTGGAGAACCCGATCCGGGCGATCCGCGAGGTCAGCCACGACATCACCGGCCGGCGCAAGGTGCGTCTGGCCAGCGGTCGCGAGGCCTCCGCGCTGGAGGTGCAGCGCGAGTACTACGACAAGGCCGTGGACTTCGTCGAGCGGCGCGGGATCCGCACCGGCACCGTCGACCAGGTCCTGGAGCTGTGGGGCCGCACGCTGGACGCGATCGAGGCGGAGGACCTCGACCGGATCGGCACCGAGATCGACTGGGTCATGAAGTACAAGCTCATCGAGCGGTACCGGGCCAAGCACAACATGACCATGTCCCACCCGCGGGTCGCGCAGATAGACCTCGCGTATCACGACATTCACCGCCGTCGTGGGCTCTACTACCTTCTGGAGAGGAAGGGTCAAGCCGCCCGTATCTGCAACGACTTGAAGATCTTCGAGGGCAAGTCCGTTCCGCCGCAGACCACTCGGGCGCGGCTGCGCGGTGACTTCATCCGCAGGGCCCAGGAACAGCGCCGGGACTTCACCGTCGACTGGGTCCATCTCAAGCTCAACGACCAGGCACAGCGCACGGTGTTGTGCAAGGACCCGTTCCGATCGGTCGACGACCGGGTCGAGAAACTGATCGCCGGAATGTGA
- a CDS encoding FKBP-type peptidyl-prolyl cis-trans isomerase: protein MRRRSLLIAVPAGLATLAACGDDKSDSSKASDSASPSPSSSASPAPPPKIVAGPLPAVTAGTKFGEKPTVAKGSGDPSKDLAVKTLIAGGGTTIAEGDYIQAHYLGQIWNTAKVFDNSYDRKTALVIQLAQNSIIDGWRYALTGKKAGSRVQFSVPPTWGYGKQGNAQAGIKGTDTLVFVVDVQDTFNAKSSAKGKTVAQGDAKLPKVGTNTDGKAPSIEIPKADAPTKLVSEYVIEGDGDEVAADSTLLVQYKGVVWDSGKEFDSTYSRKQLASFSLQQVVKGWAQGLTGKKVGSRVLISIPPKLGYGDNPPAGSGIEKDSTLVFTVDILAKM from the coding sequence GTGCGCCGACGCTCCCTTCTCATCGCCGTTCCCGCAGGACTGGCCACACTCGCCGCATGCGGTGACGACAAGTCCGACTCGAGCAAGGCGAGCGACAGCGCGTCACCCTCGCCGTCGTCCTCGGCCTCCCCGGCGCCGCCGCCGAAGATCGTCGCCGGTCCGCTGCCGGCGGTCACGGCGGGCACGAAGTTCGGTGAGAAGCCGACGGTCGCCAAGGGCAGCGGCGACCCTTCGAAGGATCTCGCGGTCAAGACGCTCATCGCGGGCGGCGGCACCACCATCGCCGAGGGCGACTACATCCAGGCCCACTACCTGGGGCAGATCTGGAACACGGCCAAGGTCTTCGACAACTCCTACGACCGTAAGACGGCGCTGGTCATCCAGCTCGCGCAGAACAGCATCATCGACGGCTGGCGGTACGCCCTGACGGGCAAGAAGGCCGGCAGCCGCGTCCAGTTCTCCGTCCCGCCCACCTGGGGGTACGGCAAGCAGGGCAATGCGCAGGCGGGCATCAAGGGCACCGACACGCTGGTCTTCGTCGTCGATGTGCAGGACACGTTCAACGCGAAGAGCTCCGCCAAGGGCAAGACCGTCGCGCAGGGCGACGCCAAGCTGCCCAAGGTCGGCACCAACACCGACGGCAAGGCCCCCTCCATCGAGATCCCCAAGGCGGACGCGCCCACCAAGCTGGTGTCGGAGTACGTCATCGAGGGCGACGGCGACGAGGTCGCGGCCGACAGCACGCTGCTCGTGCAGTACAAGGGCGTGGTGTGGGACTCCGGCAAGGAGTTCGACTCGACGTACAGCCGCAAGCAGCTGGCGTCGTTCTCGCTCCAGCAGGTCGTCAAGGGCTGGGCGCAGGGCCTGACCGGCAAGAAGGTCGGCAGCCGGGTGCTGATCTCCATCCCGCCGAAGCTGGGCTACGGCGACAACCCGCCGGCCGGCAGCGGTATCGAGAAGGACTCCACGCTGGTCTTCACCGTGGACATCCTCGCGAAGATGTGA
- a CDS encoding FKBP-type peptidyl-prolyl cis-trans isomerase, which produces MSIDKPEIDFPEGAPPADLEIKDIWEGDGEVAQAGQTVTVHYVGVSFSTGEEFDASWNRGQPFRFPLGGGRVIKGWDQGVQGMKVGGRRQLTIPAHLAYGNQSPTPAIKPGETLIFVVDLLGV; this is translated from the coding sequence GTGAGCATCGACAAGCCCGAGATCGACTTCCCTGAGGGCGCGCCCCCGGCGGACCTGGAGATCAAGGACATCTGGGAGGGCGACGGCGAGGTTGCGCAGGCCGGCCAGACCGTCACCGTCCACTACGTGGGCGTCTCCTTCAGCACCGGCGAGGAGTTCGACGCCAGCTGGAACCGTGGCCAGCCGTTCCGCTTCCCGCTGGGTGGCGGCCGGGTCATCAAGGGCTGGGACCAGGGCGTGCAGGGCATGAAGGTCGGCGGCCGTCGCCAGCTGACCATCCCGGCCCACCTCGCCTACGGCAACCAGAGCCCGACTCCGGCGATCAAGCCCGGTGAGACCCTGATCTTCGTGGTCGACCTCCTCGGCGTCTGA
- a CDS encoding WYL domain-containing protein: protein MAIAKAERLMNLALCLLGTRRPLSKRELRESIEAYLEANSDDSFNRMFERDKDDLRELGLVIETVENLDGEVGYLARRDSNRLPPITLDAEEAAALGLAAKVWQQARLAGAASGALQKLRAAGLPEDVDPYEAHGALEPRIPVHEASFEPLMLACRDRRPVVFDYRKATAARPEPRHVEPWALECWRGHWYLAGFDRDRGAERVFRLSRITGKVRSRGTRFTAPVPDVVTVRETVASWAGETADRSARIRLRTDAGYPLRAKATSVRELGDGWDELEIPYGHGLDAWLVEFGPDVVVLEPAELRADVVDRLRAVAKG, encoded by the coding sequence ATGGCCATTGCCAAGGCCGAGCGGCTGATGAACCTGGCGCTGTGTCTGCTCGGGACGCGACGGCCGCTGAGCAAGCGTGAGCTCAGGGAGTCCATCGAGGCCTACCTGGAAGCCAATTCCGACGACTCCTTCAACCGGATGTTCGAGCGCGACAAGGACGATCTGCGCGAACTCGGGCTCGTGATCGAGACCGTGGAGAACCTCGACGGCGAAGTCGGCTATCTCGCCCGCCGGGACAGCAACCGGCTGCCGCCCATCACGCTCGACGCCGAGGAGGCCGCCGCCCTGGGCCTGGCCGCCAAGGTGTGGCAGCAGGCCCGGCTCGCCGGCGCGGCCAGCGGCGCGCTGCAGAAACTGCGCGCGGCGGGGCTGCCCGAGGACGTCGACCCGTACGAGGCGCACGGCGCCCTGGAGCCGCGCATCCCGGTGCACGAGGCCTCCTTCGAGCCGCTGATGCTCGCCTGCCGCGACCGCCGTCCGGTCGTCTTCGACTACCGCAAGGCCACCGCCGCCCGCCCCGAGCCGCGCCATGTCGAGCCGTGGGCGCTGGAGTGCTGGCGCGGCCACTGGTACCTGGCCGGATTCGACCGGGACCGGGGCGCCGAGCGGGTGTTCCGGCTCTCCCGGATCACTGGCAAGGTGCGCTCGCGCGGCACCCGGTTCACGGCCCCGGTCCCCGATGTCGTCACCGTCCGCGAGACCGTGGCCAGCTGGGCGGGGGAGACCGCGGACCGCAGCGCCCGGATCCGGCTGCGCACCGACGCCGGGTACCCCTTGCGGGCGAAGGCCACCTCGGTGCGGGAACTGGGCGACGGCTGGGACGAGTTGGAGATTCCGTACGGCCACGGCCTGGACGCCTGGCTGGTGGAGTTCGGTCCCGACGTGGTGGTCCTGGAGCCCGCCGAGTTGCGGGCCGACGTGGTGGACCGGCTGCGTGCCGTGGCCAAGGGCTGA
- a CDS encoding WYL domain-containing protein: MAGKPVRPTNAIDQTRRMLSLVTYLKERPGARVEDVARAFGITEDELVSDLDVLPMCGTSFRGGDLLDIDTDGERIWWHNPAALGEETAEPLRLAADEATALLVAARAVSTLPGLRESDRQALLRATAKVETAAGETAGASARLSVTFESEGGVFADVDRAISERRRLWIRYYSPARDELTEREIDPIRLVSVGHTYVEAWCRRSEARRTFRLDRVAEIKILDEPSAPPEVELRDLSEGLVQPAAEDPEVVVEVGPGGRWVAEYYPHDSADELSDGGLRITLRTPDPASLRRLALRLGRDGRIVSPRGLADSAREAAREALAAYDGVEAQGAQTADAGRDGQYDGQGDGQQDRQEQGL; encoded by the coding sequence GTGGCAGGCAAACCGGTCAGGCCCACGAACGCCATCGACCAGACCCGGCGGATGCTCTCGCTGGTGACCTATCTGAAGGAGCGCCCCGGAGCACGGGTCGAGGACGTGGCCCGCGCCTTCGGGATCACCGAGGACGAGCTGGTCTCCGACCTCGATGTGCTGCCCATGTGCGGCACCAGCTTCCGCGGCGGCGATCTGCTCGACATCGACACCGACGGCGAGCGGATCTGGTGGCACAACCCCGCCGCCCTCGGCGAGGAGACGGCCGAGCCGCTCCGGCTCGCCGCCGACGAGGCGACCGCGCTGCTGGTGGCCGCCCGCGCGGTCTCCACGCTGCCCGGCCTCAGGGAGAGCGACCGGCAGGCGCTGCTGCGAGCCACCGCCAAGGTGGAGACCGCGGCCGGTGAGACGGCAGGTGCCAGCGCCCGGCTCTCGGTGACCTTCGAGTCGGAGGGCGGTGTCTTCGCGGACGTCGACCGGGCCATCTCCGAGCGCCGGAGGCTGTGGATCCGCTACTACTCGCCCGCCCGTGACGAGCTCACCGAGCGTGAGATCGACCCGATCCGCCTGGTCAGCGTCGGCCACACCTATGTCGAGGCCTGGTGCCGCCGCTCCGAGGCGCGGCGCACCTTCCGGCTCGACCGGGTCGCCGAGATCAAGATCCTCGACGAGCCGTCCGCGCCGCCCGAGGTCGAGCTCAGGGACCTGTCGGAGGGGCTGGTGCAGCCCGCGGCCGAGGACCCCGAGGTGGTCGTCGAGGTCGGTCCCGGCGGCCGGTGGGTAGCCGAGTACTACCCGCACGACAGTGCGGATGAGCTTTCCGACGGCGGGCTGCGTATTACCCTCCGCACCCCCGACCCGGCATCGCTGCGCAGGCTGGCCCTCCGGCTCGGCCGCGACGGCCGCATCGTCTCGCCGCGCGGCCTCGCCGACAGCGCCCGCGAGGCGGCCCGCGAGGCACTGGCGGCCTACGACGGGGTCGAGGCGCAGGGCGCGCAGACGGCGGACGCGGGGCGCGACGGTCAGTACGACGGGCAGGGCGACGGTCAGCAGGACAGGCAGGAGCAGGGGCTTTGA